One Clostridium novyi NT genomic window carries:
- a CDS encoding YjiH family protein translates to MSEFTKDKPKNNNLLRSYIKFLIPSIIGVLLFMTPIKINGDMTIPVAYFSKLVQELLKNYLPLINTVIITVSLILTLVTKLFKPKFIIKNEYLNKLFNISTIWFLIRLFGAIFVICTYFKLGSSIIYSDDTGGLLLNSLLSVLFAVFLFAGLFLPLILDFGLLEFFGTLLTKIMRPLFNLPGRSSVDCIASWLGDGTIGVLLTSKQYEDGFYTAREASIIGTSFSAVSITFSLVVLSQVGLQNMFLPFYLTVTFAGIVAALLTPRIPPLSRKPDTYFNNKKSATSEIIPSGYSSFTWGLKQATEKADKNNDVKKFFGDGFKNVFDMWLGVTPVVMALGTLALVIATYTNIFQWLGTPFIPFLKLLHIPEAKAASSTLVVGFADMFLPSVIAAGAVKSELTRFIIAAVSVTQLIYMSEVGGLLIGSKIPVNFKELFIIFLERTIITLPIITIIAHIIF, encoded by the coding sequence ATGTCTGAGTTTACTAAAGATAAACCAAAAAATAATAATTTATTAAGGTCTTATATAAAATTTTTAATACCATCTATAATAGGTGTTTTATTATTTATGACACCTATAAAAATAAATGGAGATATGACAATACCAGTTGCGTACTTTTCAAAATTAGTACAGGAACTGCTTAAAAATTATTTACCATTAATAAATACAGTGATTATTACAGTATCACTAATCTTAACTTTGGTTACGAAATTATTTAAACCTAAATTTATAATAAAAAATGAATATTTAAATAAACTTTTCAATATAAGTACTATTTGGTTTTTAATTAGATTATTTGGAGCTATATTTGTAATTTGTACTTATTTTAAACTTGGAAGTTCTATAATTTATTCTGATGACACTGGCGGACTTTTATTAAATAGTTTACTTTCTGTATTATTTGCAGTATTCTTATTTGCCGGATTATTTTTACCACTAATACTGGACTTTGGACTACTTGAATTTTTTGGTACGCTACTAACTAAAATAATGAGACCACTATTTAACTTACCTGGACGTTCATCAGTTGATTGTATAGCATCATGGCTTGGAGATGGAACTATAGGTGTACTTCTTACCAGCAAACAATATGAAGATGGATTTTACACTGCAAGAGAAGCTTCTATAATAGGTACATCTTTTTCTGCTGTATCTATAACTTTTTCACTAGTTGTTTTATCTCAAGTTGGTCTTCAAAATATGTTTTTACCTTTTTATTTAACAGTAACTTTTGCAGGTATTGTAGCTGCCTTACTTACTCCTAGAATACCTCCACTTTCAAGAAAACCAGATACTTATTTTAATAATAAAAAATCTGCTACAAGCGAAATTATACCAAGTGGGTATTCTTCTTTTACATGGGGACTTAAACAAGCTACAGAAAAAGCTGATAAAAATAACGATGTAAAAAAATTCTTTGGTGATGGATTTAAAAATGTATTTGATATGTGGCTTGGTGTTACTCCTGTTGTTATGGCACTTGGAACTTTAGCACTAGTAATCGCTACATATACTAATATATTTCAATGGCTTGGAACTCCATTTATACCATTTTTAAAACTTCTTCATATTCCCGAAGCAAAAGCAGCTTCTTCTACACTAGTTGTAGGATTTGCAGATATGTTCTTACCATCAGTTATAGCTGCAGGAGCTGTAAAAAGCGAACTTACTCGCTTTATAATCGCAGCAGTATCAGTAACTCAACTTATATATATGTCTGAAGTTGGAGGACTTTTAATAGGATCAAAAATACCTGTTAACTTTAAAGAATTGTTTATAATATTCTTAGAGAGAACTATAATAACTCTTCCTATTATCACAATAATAGCTCATATAATTTTTTAA